From the genome of Primulina eburnea isolate SZY01 chromosome 12, ASM2296580v1, whole genome shotgun sequence, one region includes:
- the LOC140808187 gene encoding transcription elongation factor SPT4 homolog 2-like: MANQDKVGGVVAAQLPTSFGHELRACLRCRLIKTHDQFFESGCENCPFFKMEEDPERVADCTTPNFNGVISIVDTTRSWAARWLRTGKFIPGCYTLAVSEELPHDLQNICEDQRVPYVPPKRSQAS, encoded by the exons ATGGCGAATCAAGATAAAGTAGGAGGCGTCGTGGCAGCACAGCTACCCACAAGCTTCGGACATGAGCTCCGAGCCTGCCTCCGATGCCGTCTCATAAAGACGCATGACCAG TTTTTTGAATCGGGGTGTGAGAACTGTCCTTTCTTTAAGATGGAGGAGGATCCTGAACGAGTAGCTGACTGCACTACCCCCAATTTCAATGG GGTAATTTCAATCGTGGACACAACTAGGAGCTGGGCTGCCCGCTGGCTTCGCACTG GGAAATTTATTCCTGGTTGCTATACACTTGCAGTTTCAGAAGAACTCCCCCACGACCTGCAG AATATTTGTGAAGACCAGCGTGTACCATACGTTCCACCGAAACGTTCCCAGGCATCTTGA